The Glycine soja cultivar W05 chromosome 8, ASM419377v2, whole genome shotgun sequence genome has a window encoding:
- the LOC114422318 gene encoding ABC transporter C family member 8-like isoform X2: protein MQLLRIGIVLLYIQNMFSLSFQTLNVKIIMNSHCFSFTGFADNFSWICLGEFSLTSFSTQRCIIDIINIFFMGVFYASLLSNLIKKSPASSSYRKGWIHVVASVCCTLLSIAYFIDGLWNLIAKKTTGFNQLNLLVCIIRGLVWISLAVSLFVQRSQWIKISCSIWWMTSCTLVSAFNVEILVKEHTFEIFYMAIWPVHILTIFCAFQNHGFFVPQETPDASLCEPLLVHKDMHKQTELGHASFCSRFSFSWMNALLSLGYSKPLALEDIPSLASEDKADFAYQKFVHAWDSLLRERGRNNSRNLVLWSIARVYLNENIFIAICAFLRTICAVVSPLLVYAFVNYSSSIEEELKQGIAIVGCLIFAKVVESVSQRHWSFNSRRLGMKMRSALMAAVYQKQLKLSALGRRRHSTGEIVNYIAVDAYRMGEFPWWFHTLMFSALQVFLALGVLFGVVGLGALPGLVPLIICGFLNVPFAKILQKCRSEFMIAQDERLRSTSEILSSMKIIKLQSWEDNFKKFVESLRAKEFKCLAEAQFMRAYGTFIYWMSPAIISSVIFVGCALFQSSPLNAATIFSVLAALRSMGEPVTLIPEALSVLIQVKVSFDRINTFLLDDEIKSDDIRRTSKQDSCSKSVEILAGNFSWDQQQSVPPTLRKVNFEIKWGQTVAVCGPVGAGKTSLLYAILGEIPKISGIVSVCGTLAYVSQTPWIQSGTIRDNILYGKPMDETRYGYTIKVCALDKDIDGFRHGDLTEIGQRGINMSGGQKQRIQLARAVYNDADIYLLDDPFSADCVRVALRRKTVILVTHQVEFLSKVDKILVMERGKITQLGNYEDLLTAGTAFEQLLSAHREAITGIEKSSAYKREVENLVAVQLEDSHVCNLTKGGSDGDISTKIQLTQEEEKESGDVGWKPFCDYIFFPKGSLLLCLSILAQFAFVGFQAASTYWLALAIEMQKVTSSILIGVYSVISFLSIVFVYLRSYFAAHLGLKASKAFFSAFTDAIFNAPMLFFDSTPIGRILTRASSDLSILDFDIPFTTIFVTSEIAELLTMIGIMVSVTWQVLIVAVLAMVASKYVQGYYQASAREIIRINGTTKAPLMNFTAETSLGAVTIRAFNMTDRFFKNYLNLVDTDATMFFHSNAAIEWLILRIELLQNLTLFTAALLLVLLPKGYVAPGLVGLSLSYAFSLTATVVYLTRMFCNLSNYVISVERIKQFIHIPAEPSAIVEDNRPPPSWPSKGRIDLQSLEIRYRPNAPLVLKGISCRFEEGSRVGVVGRTGSGKTTLISALFRLVEPTRGDILIDGINICSIGLKDLRTKLSIIPQEPTLFKGSIRKNLDPLCLYSDDEIWKALEKCQLKATISSLPNLLDTSVSDEGENWSVGQRQLICLGRVLLKRNRILVLDEATASIDSATDVILQQVIRQEFSECTVITVAHRVPTVIDSDMVMVLSYGKVVEYDKPSKLMGTNSSFSMLVAEYWSNCNRNSLPKD, encoded by the exons ATGCAACTTTTAAGAATTGGGATAGTGCTTCTATATATACAGAACATGTTTTCTTTAAGTTTTCAAACTTTGAATGTAAAGATTATTATGAACTCTCATTGTTTCTCTTTTACTGGATTTGCTGATAACTTCTCATGGATTTGCCTTGGAGAATTCAGTTTGACTTCCTTTTCCACCCAAAGGTGTATAATAGAcattatcaacattttttttatgggtGTCTTTTATGCATCATTGCTCTCCAATCTGATCAAGAAAAGCCCTGCAAGTAGTAGCTACAGAAAGGGGTGGATTCATGTAGTTGCTTCAGTATGTTGTACTCTTTTAAGCATTGCATATTTTATTGATGGTTTGTGGAATCTCATAGCCAAAAAAACCACTGGCTTCAATCAGCTGAACTTGTTGGTTTGCATTATCAGAGGACTAGTTTGGATTTCTTTAGCAGTTTCATTGTTTGTTCAAAGATCCCAATGGATAAAAATTTCATGCTCTATTTGGTGGATGACTTCATGTACATTGGTTTCAGCATTCAATGTTGAAATTCTAGTCAAAGAGCatacatttgaaattttttatatggcAATATGGCCAGTGCACATTCTAACTATTTTCTGTGCCTTCCAAAACCATGGCTTCTTTGTCCCACAAGAAACACCAGATGCCAGTTTATGTGAGCCTCTATTAGTTCATAAGGACATGCATAAACAAACAGAACTAGGTCATGCCTCTTTTTGCAGCCGATTCAGTTTCTCTTGGATGAATGCTTTACTCAGTTTGGGTTACTCAAAGCCACTAGCACTTGAAGACATCCCTTCTCTTGCTTCTGAAGATAAAGCTGATTTTGCCTATCAAAAGTTTGTACATGCATGGGATTCCCTTTTGAGGGAGAGGGGCAGGAACAATTCTAGAAACTTGGTTCTATGGTCCATAGCTCGAGTTTACTTGAACGAAAACATCTTCATAGCTATTTGTGCATTTCTCAGGACAATTTGTGCTGTTGTTTCTCCTTTACTTGTTTATGCTTTTGTAAACTATTCCAGTAGCATTGAGGAAGAGCTAAAACAAGGAATAGCCATAGTGGGGTGTCTTATATTTGCCAAGGTAGTTGAGTCTGTTTCTCAGAGGCATTGGTCTTTTAACTCAAGGAGGTTAGGAATGAAAATGAGATCAGCTTTAATGGCTGCAGTGTATCAAAAGCAATTAAAACTTTCAGCTTTGGGTAGGAGAAGGCATTCAACTGGTGAGATTGTGAATTACATTGCAGTTGATGCCTATCGAATGGGGGAGTTTCCATGGTGGTTTCATACTTTAATGTTTTCTGCATTGCAAGTTTTTCTGGCTCTTGGTGTCCTTTTTGGTGTTGTTGGTCTAGGTGCTCTTCCTGGTTTGGTGCCTCTTATCATTTGTGGATTTCTCAATGTACCATTTGCAAAGATCCTTCAAAAATGTAGGTCGGAATTTATGATTGCACAGGATGAGCGTCTGAGGTCAACTTCAGAGATTCTTAGTAGTATGAAAATCATAAAGCTACAATCCTGGGAGGATAACTtcaagaaatttgttgaatcccTTCGCGCTAAAGAGTTTAAATGTTTGGCTGAAGCACAGTTTATGAGAGCTTATGGAACATTTATATATTGGATGTCTCCTGCCATCATTTCCTCGGTTATTTTTGTGGGATGCGCGCTTTTCCAGAGTTCCCCGTTGAATGCTGCAACTATCTTCTCAGTTCTTGCAGCATTGAGAAGCATGGGAGAACCTGTCACATTGATTCCAGAAGCACTTTCTGTTCTGATCCAAGTTAAGGTCTCCTTTGATCGTATCAACACTTTTTTGCTTGATGATGAGATAAAAAGTGATGATATTAGAAGAACTTCAAAACAAGATTCTTGCAGCAAGAGTGTTGAAATTCTAGCAGGCAACTTCAGTTGGGATCAGCAGCAATCAGTGCCTCCAACTTTGAGGAAAGTGAATTTTGAGATCAAGTGGGGGCAGACAGTAGCAGTTTGTGGCCCAGTTGGAGCTGGAAAAACATCTCTCCTGTATGCAATACTTGGAGAGATACCCAAAATTTCAGGAATT GTTAGTGTATGTGGAACACTTGCCTACGTTTCCCAAACTCCTTGGATCCAAAGTGGTACAATTCGTGATAATATTCTCTATGGAAAACCAATGGATGAAACCAGGTATGGATATACCATTAAGGTCTGTGCCTTGGATAAGGATATTGATGGATTTAGACATGGTGATCTTACGGAAATAGGTCAGAGAGGGATCAACATGAGTGGAGGACAAAAGCAAAGGATTCAACTAGCTCGTGCAGTCTATAATGATGCTGATATCTATCTCCTAGATGACCCTTTTAGTGCT GATTGTGTCAGGGTTGCTTTAAGAAGGAAAACAGTTATTCTTGTGACTCATCAAGTTGAATTTCTCTCAAAAGTTGATAAAATCTTG GTAATGGAAAGAGGAAAAATTACTCAATTGGGTAATTATGAAGATCTGTTGACTGCTGGAACAGCATTTGAACAACTTTTGAGTGCTCATAGAGAGGCAATTACAGGGATAGAAAAAAGTAGTGCATACAAAAGAGAAGTTGAAAATTTGGTTGCAGTTCAGCTTGAGGACTCTCATGTTTGTAATCTCACTAAAGGTGGAAGTGATGGGGACATTTCTACCAAGATTCAACTTacacaagaagaagaaaaggagagTGGTGATGTTGGGTGGAAGCCATTCTGTGACTATATTTTCTTCCCCAAGGGATCTTTGCTTCTATGTTTGAGCATATTAGCACAATTTGCTTTTGTAGGTTTTCAGGCTGCATCAACTTATTGGCTTGCTCTAGCCATTGAAATGCAAAAAGTAACTAGCAGCATCTTAATTGGAGTTTATAGTGTGATTTCTTTTTTAAGCATTGTCTTTGTATATCTGAGGTCTTATTTTGCTGCACATCTTGGTTTAAAAGCTTCTAAAGCTTTTTTCTCTGCCTTCACTGATGCTATCTTTAATGCTCCTatgttgttctttgattcaaCCCCTATAGGAAGGATTTTGACCCGA GCTTCATCAGATTTGAGTATTTTAGATTTTGATATCCCTTTTACCACCATCTTTGTAACATCTGAAATAGCTGAACTTCTGACAATGATTGGGATAATGGTTTCGGTCACATGGCAAGTGCTCATTGTTGCAGTTCTTGCCATGGTGGCCTCAAAATATGTTCAG GGCTATTATCAAGCTTCTGCTAGAGAAATTATACGGATCAATGGAACTACTAAAGCTCCTCTTATGAATTTTACAGCTGAGACATCACTTGGTGCAGTTACTATCAGAGCTTTCAACATGACTGacagatttttcaaaaactaccTTAATCTTGTTGACACAGATGCCACAATGTTCTTTCATTCCAATGCTGCTATCGAATGGTTAATTCTGAGGATTGAATTACTTCAAAATTTGACACTCTTCACTGCAGCTTTGCTGCTTGTTCTACTTCCAAAGGGATATGTGGCCCCTG GCCTTGTTGGACTTTCTCTGTCTTATGCTTTTTCATTGACAGCAACCGTAGTTTATCTGACTCGAATGTTTTGTAACTTATCAAACTATGTAATCTCTGTTGAAAGAATCAAGCAATTCATTCACATACCGGCAGAGCCTAGTGCAATTGTAGAGGATAATAGACCACCACCTTCTTGGCCTTCCAAGGGTAGAATAGATCTCCAATCTCTAGAG ATTAGATATCGGCCAAATGCTCCATTAGTTCTTAAGGGCATCTCTTGTAGGTTTGAAGAAGGGAGTAGAGTGGGAGTTGTGGGAAGGACTGGAAGTGGAAAAACTACACTTATAAGTGCTTTGTTTCGCTTAGTTGAGCCTACCAGAGGTGACATTCTTATTGATGGTATTAATATCTGCTCAATAGGGCTAAAAGATTTGAGAACAAAGCTAAGCATCATTCCTCAAGAACCAACTCTTTTCAAGGGCAGCATTCGAAAGAACTTGGACCCTCTATGCCTGTACTCTGATGATGAAATATGGAAG GCTTTAGAGAAATGTCAGCTTAAGGCAACAATTAGTAGTCTTCCAAATCTCTTGGACACTTCTG TGAGTGATGAAGGTGAAAACTGGAGTGTGGGACAGCGTCAACTCATATGTCTCGGAAGAGTGCTTCTTAAGAGGAACAGAATTCTTGTTCTGGATGAAGCTACTGCTTCCATTGATTCTGCCACAGATGTTATTCTTCAACAAGTCATCAGACAAGAATTTTCAGAATGCACAGTTATAACGGTGGCTCACAGAGTTCCAACTGTAATAGACAGTGACATGGTCATGGTCCTATCCTATG GGAAAGTGGTGGAGTATGACAAGCCTTCAAAGCTCATGGGTACGAACTCTTCATTCTCCATGCTGGTAGCTGAATATTGGTCCAACTGCAATAGGAATTCGCTCCCAAAAGATTAG
- the LOC114422318 gene encoding ABC transporter C family member 8-like isoform X1 → MQLLRIGIVLLYIQNMFSLSFQTLNVKIIMNSHCFSFTGFADNFSWICLGEFSLTSFSTQRCIIDIINIFFMGVFYASLLSNLIKKSPASSSYRKGWIHVVASVCCTLLSIAYFIDGLWNLIAKKTTGFNQLNLLVCIIRGLVWISLAVSLFVQRSQWIKISCSIWWMTSCTLVSAFNVEILVKEHTFEIFYMAIWPVHILTIFCAFQNHGFFVPQETPDASLCEPLLVHKDMHKQTELGHASFCSRFSFSWMNALLSLGYSKPLALEDIPSLASEDKADFAYQKFVHAWDSLLRERGRNNSRNLVLWSIARVYLNENIFIAICAFLRTICAVVSPLLVYAFVNYSSSIEEELKQGIAIVGCLIFAKVVESVSQRHWSFNSRRLGMKMRSALMAAVYQKQLKLSALGRRRHSTGEIVNYIAVDAYRMGEFPWWFHTLMFSALQVFLALGVLFGVVGLGALPGLVPLIICGFLNVPFAKILQKCRSEFMIAQDERLRSTSEILSSMKIIKLQSWEDNFKKFVESLRAKEFKCLAEAQFMRAYGTFIYWMSPAIISSVIFVGCALFQSSPLNAATIFSVLAALRSMGEPVTLIPEALSVLIQVKVSFDRINTFLLDDEIKSDDIRRTSKQDSCSKSVEILAGNFSWDQQQSVPPTLRKVNFEIKWGQTVAVCGPVGAGKTSLLYAILGEIPKISGIVSVCGTLAYVSQTPWIQSGTIRDNILYGKPMDETRYGYTIKVCALDKDIDGFRHGDLTEIGQRGINMSGGQKQRIQLARAVYNDADIYLLDDPFSAVDAHTASILFNDCVRVALRRKTVILVTHQVEFLSKVDKILVMERGKITQLGNYEDLLTAGTAFEQLLSAHREAITGIEKSSAYKREVENLVAVQLEDSHVCNLTKGGSDGDISTKIQLTQEEEKESGDVGWKPFCDYIFFPKGSLLLCLSILAQFAFVGFQAASTYWLALAIEMQKVTSSILIGVYSVISFLSIVFVYLRSYFAAHLGLKASKAFFSAFTDAIFNAPMLFFDSTPIGRILTRASSDLSILDFDIPFTTIFVTSEIAELLTMIGIMVSVTWQVLIVAVLAMVASKYVQGYYQASAREIIRINGTTKAPLMNFTAETSLGAVTIRAFNMTDRFFKNYLNLVDTDATMFFHSNAAIEWLILRIELLQNLTLFTAALLLVLLPKGYVAPGLVGLSLSYAFSLTATVVYLTRMFCNLSNYVISVERIKQFIHIPAEPSAIVEDNRPPPSWPSKGRIDLQSLEIRYRPNAPLVLKGISCRFEEGSRVGVVGRTGSGKTTLISALFRLVEPTRGDILIDGINICSIGLKDLRTKLSIIPQEPTLFKGSIRKNLDPLCLYSDDEIWKALEKCQLKATISSLPNLLDTSVSDEGENWSVGQRQLICLGRVLLKRNRILVLDEATASIDSATDVILQQVIRQEFSECTVITVAHRVPTVIDSDMVMVLSYGKVVEYDKPSKLMGTNSSFSMLVAEYWSNCNRNSLPKD, encoded by the exons ATGCAACTTTTAAGAATTGGGATAGTGCTTCTATATATACAGAACATGTTTTCTTTAAGTTTTCAAACTTTGAATGTAAAGATTATTATGAACTCTCATTGTTTCTCTTTTACTGGATTTGCTGATAACTTCTCATGGATTTGCCTTGGAGAATTCAGTTTGACTTCCTTTTCCACCCAAAGGTGTATAATAGAcattatcaacattttttttatgggtGTCTTTTATGCATCATTGCTCTCCAATCTGATCAAGAAAAGCCCTGCAAGTAGTAGCTACAGAAAGGGGTGGATTCATGTAGTTGCTTCAGTATGTTGTACTCTTTTAAGCATTGCATATTTTATTGATGGTTTGTGGAATCTCATAGCCAAAAAAACCACTGGCTTCAATCAGCTGAACTTGTTGGTTTGCATTATCAGAGGACTAGTTTGGATTTCTTTAGCAGTTTCATTGTTTGTTCAAAGATCCCAATGGATAAAAATTTCATGCTCTATTTGGTGGATGACTTCATGTACATTGGTTTCAGCATTCAATGTTGAAATTCTAGTCAAAGAGCatacatttgaaattttttatatggcAATATGGCCAGTGCACATTCTAACTATTTTCTGTGCCTTCCAAAACCATGGCTTCTTTGTCCCACAAGAAACACCAGATGCCAGTTTATGTGAGCCTCTATTAGTTCATAAGGACATGCATAAACAAACAGAACTAGGTCATGCCTCTTTTTGCAGCCGATTCAGTTTCTCTTGGATGAATGCTTTACTCAGTTTGGGTTACTCAAAGCCACTAGCACTTGAAGACATCCCTTCTCTTGCTTCTGAAGATAAAGCTGATTTTGCCTATCAAAAGTTTGTACATGCATGGGATTCCCTTTTGAGGGAGAGGGGCAGGAACAATTCTAGAAACTTGGTTCTATGGTCCATAGCTCGAGTTTACTTGAACGAAAACATCTTCATAGCTATTTGTGCATTTCTCAGGACAATTTGTGCTGTTGTTTCTCCTTTACTTGTTTATGCTTTTGTAAACTATTCCAGTAGCATTGAGGAAGAGCTAAAACAAGGAATAGCCATAGTGGGGTGTCTTATATTTGCCAAGGTAGTTGAGTCTGTTTCTCAGAGGCATTGGTCTTTTAACTCAAGGAGGTTAGGAATGAAAATGAGATCAGCTTTAATGGCTGCAGTGTATCAAAAGCAATTAAAACTTTCAGCTTTGGGTAGGAGAAGGCATTCAACTGGTGAGATTGTGAATTACATTGCAGTTGATGCCTATCGAATGGGGGAGTTTCCATGGTGGTTTCATACTTTAATGTTTTCTGCATTGCAAGTTTTTCTGGCTCTTGGTGTCCTTTTTGGTGTTGTTGGTCTAGGTGCTCTTCCTGGTTTGGTGCCTCTTATCATTTGTGGATTTCTCAATGTACCATTTGCAAAGATCCTTCAAAAATGTAGGTCGGAATTTATGATTGCACAGGATGAGCGTCTGAGGTCAACTTCAGAGATTCTTAGTAGTATGAAAATCATAAAGCTACAATCCTGGGAGGATAACTtcaagaaatttgttgaatcccTTCGCGCTAAAGAGTTTAAATGTTTGGCTGAAGCACAGTTTATGAGAGCTTATGGAACATTTATATATTGGATGTCTCCTGCCATCATTTCCTCGGTTATTTTTGTGGGATGCGCGCTTTTCCAGAGTTCCCCGTTGAATGCTGCAACTATCTTCTCAGTTCTTGCAGCATTGAGAAGCATGGGAGAACCTGTCACATTGATTCCAGAAGCACTTTCTGTTCTGATCCAAGTTAAGGTCTCCTTTGATCGTATCAACACTTTTTTGCTTGATGATGAGATAAAAAGTGATGATATTAGAAGAACTTCAAAACAAGATTCTTGCAGCAAGAGTGTTGAAATTCTAGCAGGCAACTTCAGTTGGGATCAGCAGCAATCAGTGCCTCCAACTTTGAGGAAAGTGAATTTTGAGATCAAGTGGGGGCAGACAGTAGCAGTTTGTGGCCCAGTTGGAGCTGGAAAAACATCTCTCCTGTATGCAATACTTGGAGAGATACCCAAAATTTCAGGAATT GTTAGTGTATGTGGAACACTTGCCTACGTTTCCCAAACTCCTTGGATCCAAAGTGGTACAATTCGTGATAATATTCTCTATGGAAAACCAATGGATGAAACCAGGTATGGATATACCATTAAGGTCTGTGCCTTGGATAAGGATATTGATGGATTTAGACATGGTGATCTTACGGAAATAGGTCAGAGAGGGATCAACATGAGTGGAGGACAAAAGCAAAGGATTCAACTAGCTCGTGCAGTCTATAATGATGCTGATATCTATCTCCTAGATGACCCTTTTAGTGCTGTAGATGCTCATACTGCTTCTATTCTGTTTAAT GATTGTGTCAGGGTTGCTTTAAGAAGGAAAACAGTTATTCTTGTGACTCATCAAGTTGAATTTCTCTCAAAAGTTGATAAAATCTTG GTAATGGAAAGAGGAAAAATTACTCAATTGGGTAATTATGAAGATCTGTTGACTGCTGGAACAGCATTTGAACAACTTTTGAGTGCTCATAGAGAGGCAATTACAGGGATAGAAAAAAGTAGTGCATACAAAAGAGAAGTTGAAAATTTGGTTGCAGTTCAGCTTGAGGACTCTCATGTTTGTAATCTCACTAAAGGTGGAAGTGATGGGGACATTTCTACCAAGATTCAACTTacacaagaagaagaaaaggagagTGGTGATGTTGGGTGGAAGCCATTCTGTGACTATATTTTCTTCCCCAAGGGATCTTTGCTTCTATGTTTGAGCATATTAGCACAATTTGCTTTTGTAGGTTTTCAGGCTGCATCAACTTATTGGCTTGCTCTAGCCATTGAAATGCAAAAAGTAACTAGCAGCATCTTAATTGGAGTTTATAGTGTGATTTCTTTTTTAAGCATTGTCTTTGTATATCTGAGGTCTTATTTTGCTGCACATCTTGGTTTAAAAGCTTCTAAAGCTTTTTTCTCTGCCTTCACTGATGCTATCTTTAATGCTCCTatgttgttctttgattcaaCCCCTATAGGAAGGATTTTGACCCGA GCTTCATCAGATTTGAGTATTTTAGATTTTGATATCCCTTTTACCACCATCTTTGTAACATCTGAAATAGCTGAACTTCTGACAATGATTGGGATAATGGTTTCGGTCACATGGCAAGTGCTCATTGTTGCAGTTCTTGCCATGGTGGCCTCAAAATATGTTCAG GGCTATTATCAAGCTTCTGCTAGAGAAATTATACGGATCAATGGAACTACTAAAGCTCCTCTTATGAATTTTACAGCTGAGACATCACTTGGTGCAGTTACTATCAGAGCTTTCAACATGACTGacagatttttcaaaaactaccTTAATCTTGTTGACACAGATGCCACAATGTTCTTTCATTCCAATGCTGCTATCGAATGGTTAATTCTGAGGATTGAATTACTTCAAAATTTGACACTCTTCACTGCAGCTTTGCTGCTTGTTCTACTTCCAAAGGGATATGTGGCCCCTG GCCTTGTTGGACTTTCTCTGTCTTATGCTTTTTCATTGACAGCAACCGTAGTTTATCTGACTCGAATGTTTTGTAACTTATCAAACTATGTAATCTCTGTTGAAAGAATCAAGCAATTCATTCACATACCGGCAGAGCCTAGTGCAATTGTAGAGGATAATAGACCACCACCTTCTTGGCCTTCCAAGGGTAGAATAGATCTCCAATCTCTAGAG ATTAGATATCGGCCAAATGCTCCATTAGTTCTTAAGGGCATCTCTTGTAGGTTTGAAGAAGGGAGTAGAGTGGGAGTTGTGGGAAGGACTGGAAGTGGAAAAACTACACTTATAAGTGCTTTGTTTCGCTTAGTTGAGCCTACCAGAGGTGACATTCTTATTGATGGTATTAATATCTGCTCAATAGGGCTAAAAGATTTGAGAACAAAGCTAAGCATCATTCCTCAAGAACCAACTCTTTTCAAGGGCAGCATTCGAAAGAACTTGGACCCTCTATGCCTGTACTCTGATGATGAAATATGGAAG GCTTTAGAGAAATGTCAGCTTAAGGCAACAATTAGTAGTCTTCCAAATCTCTTGGACACTTCTG TGAGTGATGAAGGTGAAAACTGGAGTGTGGGACAGCGTCAACTCATATGTCTCGGAAGAGTGCTTCTTAAGAGGAACAGAATTCTTGTTCTGGATGAAGCTACTGCTTCCATTGATTCTGCCACAGATGTTATTCTTCAACAAGTCATCAGACAAGAATTTTCAGAATGCACAGTTATAACGGTGGCTCACAGAGTTCCAACTGTAATAGACAGTGACATGGTCATGGTCCTATCCTATG GGAAAGTGGTGGAGTATGACAAGCCTTCAAAGCTCATGGGTACGAACTCTTCATTCTCCATGCTGGTAGCTGAATATTGGTCCAACTGCAATAGGAATTCGCTCCCAAAAGATTAG